The genomic DNA ctccatgcttccagtgcagggggctcatGCTTGATCCCACAGGCCACGTGGCAGGGGGAGAAAACAAAAAGCCCGAAGATCCAACAATGAACTTCCCAGAGACAAATGaacctgccctgcagatagggcCTCAGGCAAAGTGTCCACAACTCCCTTCACAGGCATCCGCTTGTCTCCCACCCACTCAGGcccaatgggaaaaaaatgcagtGAGCTCTCCTCAAGGGAGAACTCCAAAGCAGTCTctcattttatcttaaaaatcacacaaaattTGAATTCCACTCCACAGGATACTAACGTTTGTTTTGCTGTGATAATTTTAACATAATTGGCTTAAATTACCTGTCATTGAGTAAAATCATTTCATCTTGTGGCTTATGTACCTCCAACATACCACTTCTGTTTGAAGAGTACCTTTTTGGGAAATTTGGCTTCCCAGcttgttcagtggtaaagaattcgcctcccagtgcaggacacacaggagatgcaggttcgaaccctgggtgaagatccactggagaatgaaatggcaaaccactccagtattcttgcctgggaaaccccgtggacagaggagcctggcgggttacagtccatgggatcacaaagagagaCTGGGCATGAATGCATGCATTTTCCAGAAATTTAGCTTCTGCAAGTGTAGGACCGGAAATTCAGTTTTCACTTATtttatctcttctcttttctccctcagGATATAGAAAAGATGCCACTTTAAGGATTCTGAGACTAGCCATATGCTTTGTGAACACATAACACGATAACCATTGATGAATTTTGTATTAAACAGGCTAGTTTTCATACACTTCTCTCACATCTAgtaagaaatatacaaaataatacaaCTTGGATACGAGTTGTTATTTCTGGATGGTGGTGCTTCTGGGGACACCTTCAAGGAGCGTGACCCTCCTCCTACAGGTTCTTCTAGATTGTGCAGGTGGCTCCCGCTGTAAAACAGCTGCCCTGGATTCCAACCTGCAAAGTTAAACCCCTCACAATGTAAACAACTGACTAAAGTTTAAAAGCACAAGAAAATGTTACATATTTCCCTTCTTCCTGACCTCCCCACAAAGAAACACCAaagcgttaaaaaaaaaaaaaaatcctgtttctGATGAAGACTCAGGGGTTAATTTTCAGCATGGTGCCTGGGGAttgcaggcttctcttgtggctcagctggtaaagaatccacctgcaaatgtgagagacctgggtttgatccctgggtttggaagatgccctggaggtagggcatggcaacccactccagcactcttgcctggagaatcctcatggacagaggaggctggcgggctgcagggggatgcaaagagttggacgcgactaagcacagcactgggGATTTCACTGTGGGCCTCCCGTTACTTGTCATGAGAGTCTTGGTGCTTCACTTCATGCATACTGTATGCGCCCCTCGACAGCCAcaaaattttagttttgaaattGAGGCCGTCTTTTTCAGAACAAATCAGATTACAAGAAAACGCCAAAACTACTCAGTGTTGGCCTGGGGCCAGGGTTTGTGCTTGTGTGTATCTGAAGGGGAGAACTGCCTTTCCCTGGCGTGCAAATGTCCCTTTCAGAGACAACATTAAAACATTATGCCCAAGAGCTGACAGCCATGGTTGTATGCCTCACCCCAAAGCTTTGTTTGGAACCCCATACAACCTGGCACACGGTTTGTGACACCCAGTGAAACACAGGGCCTCTCCCTAATAACCGGAGCCCTGCTGCCTGTCATTAAGGGACCTCTCTTATTAAGCGTCTCTTTTTTAAACGGCTGTCATCATCTGGTTCCAGTGTACATTAAATCCCATTATAATTATAAGCACACTTCCCCATAGCATCCATTGCAGATTTCATCCACACTGCCTACCCCCTCAGGGCATCTTTGCACTAATAACAACTCAGATTTGCTATTTGAGTTGACAACATTAGGTCCCAGCACCATTTGCAATATGCtggtgggagagagaaaagaaaaagctttctcTTCCTCAGTCACAAAATCTTGGGGTCACAGTGACCCAAGGCCTCTGGGGCTAAAAGAAATAACCCCTCATCTCTTCCTTTTGAAACACTCTCTGCCTTACAGAAAAGAAGGGCATTCTTAGTACCTGGAGGAGAAGCCTAGGTGTAAATATCACTAACCAGACATCCACTGGGAAAAGATGACAATTACTAGTCAAAGAAACtatcttcttattttcttttctaaacttcAAATAACCAGAAGCTACACcttgcctgattttttttttttcctctgctttttagtgGGGGGATGAAAAGAAGTGGgatgaaataattaaattaagaaaaacaaaagaaaactatcaACATATGCACTGAGGGCAAATATGACTctgcttagcttttttttttggttgagtcTCGTGGCTTACggattcttagttccctgaccagtgattgaacctgggcctcctgcagtagaagtgtggagttctaaccactggatggTCAGAGAATTCCCGATTCTGCTTAGTGTTTAACGTTATCGGTATCTATCTAGAGGATATCTCAGTGATGGCCGTGAGGCATCATAAGATCATTTGACTCCAAAAATGGACACAATAGGCTTGCTGTGTTTTTTCCCCTCAAGAGTCCCCAGTGGGGTAAAGATCTGAGAGTGTATGTGATGGCCTAAAGatctcacctgccaatacaggaaacctgggttcaatccctgggtcaggaagatcccctggaagagggcatggcaacccactccagtattcttgtctggagaatcctatggacggagaagctGGCGGGTtccagtccatagagttgcagagtctgactcagctgaagtgacttagtatgcacacatgACTGCCTGGTGCATCTTCTGGTGGCAACCTGGAATTCTCCATTGTAGAGAAgactatttacatttttaatttttttccattcaggGCCTTTACTGCCAGCATCCCTCCCTGAATATTTTTCATTCCGTATCACAAGGTTTTGGAGAAATATGAAGTGGCTGCTTCTCCCCCAAAGACAGGAGTCTTTGATCTCATTTTCATGATAAGAAATTTTACCTTCCAATTTTAAGACTATTTTCCAACGAAGGAGCTGGAACGAAATGGTTTGGAACGTTTTGTTAACCCTCAAGCAGAATACTCAAAACAACACAATCACCTTCTTCCTGGGCATCTACTTAATTGGAATTTTATTGTAATTCCAAACTCCTTTCTCAACttttgctgagattttttttttccccagtactgCGCCACTCAGCTTTCGGCTTGCGGTTCTGACTGGGGAGTGAACCTGGGCCCGTCGGCAGTGAAAGTGtagagtcctcaccactggatcTCCAAGGACTTCCTTGACTGAGATTTCTGAGGAGGAAAGAAAGTGCAGCGATCTGGGCATCTAAGTCTGCCTCCTTGGTGGCCTGATTCAATGCAGAACTGTTCGGTTCCCAGCTCGGCTGGCTGTTGCGGAGGCCTTGGTCTTTGTGGAATAAGAGGAGAAGGGAAATTAAAAGcccttgtttcctttttttcatccCACAGAGGCTatataggagcttccctggtagctcagttggtaaagaatccgcctgcaatgagggagacctgggttcgatccctgggtggggaagatcccttacaGGAACGTATGGCaatcagtccagtattcttgcctggagagtccccatggacagaggtgcctggcaggctatggtccatggggtcacaaagagttggacacgactgagcgactaagcacagcacagaggctATATAACCTAGAAATTATGATCATGAGCTTTGAAGTTGGAATGGTCTGATTTAAGTCTTGGCTCCGATATTTAACAGCTCTGTAGTCTTGGGTAAagtgcttaacctctctgagcctcaggtttccCATCCATAGAAATGAGGGAAAGAACAATACTTGCATTATGAGAGTTGttacaaggattaaatgaaacGATACAGGTCATGTGTGATTCACAGACAGTGCTCAGAATGAGGTATAATCCCCACGGTCTCCCTCCTGTAGGATCAGTTAGACCTGATGTACCCTTCTGTTCACAACCTGAGTTCTGAAGGGCTGCTACCACAGGGAGGTACATGAGTAAAGGAGGAGATGAAGGGATAAGATGTTTTAGCGGTGGAATTCCACCCAAAGGTCATCTCATCTGTTCCTCTGTTTCCAGCAGGATGATGTCCCTGGAAGATTGAAGTCTCTCCTATTTTTAGGATCTGTCAAAACTGATGTCCCAGTTTCTCTTACCacacccaaggaaaaaaaaagttaaaaaaaatctactacAGATACATGAACatgagagagatagagagagagagaatgagagaaggagAGTTTTCTGCTGTAATTTTCCATCCTGCTGGTTTTTAGGTGCTGCCATATGAAATCTCTGAACTGGGGATTCTCATCAGCCTTCCCAgggcccaaggacacacagctctgGCTATAAATGGTGCCAGTTTTGGTGGGGGAGCTGCTGCCACTTTATCTGGGCCCAATAAACCTTATCAAACTGCTGTGCAGCCAGCCTTCAGTGCTAAGTGGAAATGCTTGGAGCCCAACGCTGGCACTCAGCCTAAAGCCTCGCCTGCCTTCCTCCTTTTTTGTTACCTTCGCCACCTCTTAAATTCGGGCATTAATCTCTCTTTAACACTTACTAACAAGGGCCGGGCTTTTTAATGGGTCGAGTTTATGAAGCAAGGGAGATTTTCACATAGCGTGAGTATGGCATGGAGGTTGGGGGGGAGGGGTCCAGAGCCACAGAGGATTTCTtctttcccattgtttccccagagAGTCTCCCTGCCTCTGATTGAGGATTAATAGGAGATTAGATCAGGGGTTAATTGTGTGCTTCGCCTCTTACTGCACTCAGGAGGGGctagtaggtggacgtggagagAGGTAGCAACCTTCGGAAGGTACTATCTAGGCAGAAGCTAAATGCTTCAGTTAAATGCTTCCTTCTATTTCCCTGGTGAGGCGCTAGGACCATCCTCtcttctcccatctctctcctcttGTTCTCCTTGCGGAtcagttctattttaaaaattggattgtagttgatttacaatattgtgttagcttcaggtgcatagcaaagtgatgcagttatacatatatttagattttttccaTTACAGGTCATTACAAGATACTTAAtatagttctgtgtgtgtgtgtgtgtgttcgtctctcagttgtgtccgactctgcaaccccatggactgtagcctgccaggctcctctgtccatgggattctccaggcaagaatactggggtggggagccagtcccttctccagggggaccttccccaccccgggactgaacctgggtctcctgcactgcaggcagattctttccggTCTGAGCCAACCAGGAACCCCTATAGTTACCTGTCGTTCTCGTCGTCCtcaagtcgctcagtggtgtccgactctttgcgaccccatggactgtagcctaccaggctcctccctccatgggattctccaggcaagagtactggagtgggttgccatttccttgtccaggggatcttcccaactcagcgattgagcggggtctcctgcattccaggcagatgctttaacctctgagccatttgtactacacagtaaatccttgttgtttatcacaCCAGTTCTTTCTCAACTTTCCTTAAATTTCTTTCCTCTTACAGACTGTAGATCTTAGCTAGAAAAGTAGCCCTATCATAGACTGCTCTTTATTGTTCATCAGAATACCCAGGGACTGGGTTTTCCCTGGCATCCGTCAGACACTGCGGTGTAACTAACtccctttctttattttcaagtGGCTTCTCTCCCCCGACTCCTGCAGGCAGGTCTGAGCACTTTTGCTGCGAGGAGACAGGGACGGGCTTGCTGGGATGGAGCTGCCTGTTCTCCGGTCTGGTCCGTTAGCAGCTCTTGTGAACTCGGCTCAGTTCTGATGGAAACTCTGGCCAGCTGGCCTTGCCAGGCCGGAAGTGGATTTTTGCCTCTAGCGGGCTTCTGCCATCTTCCAAGACGCTTTAATTCTTGGGGCCTGACCCTCGGTTTGGGGCAGTGCCAGAGGGCGCATCGGGATATACTCATGCGTAAGTCTGGTGGGAAGCCTTTGACCCACCCCCTTGTCAGGGACAGGGTGGGGACTCCAGATTCCGTGATTGTAGCCCCGCATTGCGAAGATTGTATGACCTCCAGGGCCGACTGTCTGGAGACCCAGCGAGGGCGCTCTCCACCACTGCCCTCACCCTAGCCGGAAGTCAAGGTGTGTGCCCAGAAGAAGGGCGTTTTCCACCTCTCGCCCACCACCTTCGCCAAGTTCCAAGGAAAGGGTGAAGACAGGGGCTCTCCGCAGCCCGCGGAAGGGCGCATGTCTTCTGGTTGCTCTAGGGATTCCTGACCTCAGCTCCGCCCTCTAAAGTGGAGCGATCAGCAGAGAGGAGGCACTTTGGGGAGCCGGAGCTTCTCCAGGCTCTCACTCGCCGCCCCCTGAAGACTTTGTCCCGAACTGAGCGCAGTTCTTGCGGAATTGCTTCCAGCCAAGGTTCcctgggggccgggggcggggggaagggggGCGGCGGCGCAAGGGAGGGTGGGGGGGAAGTTTAGGGGATGCTCAAGACTGGCAAGAAGTTTCCCTCGCGCCTCGATCTTGGCCTCCAGGGGTCGCGACAGCTAAAATGGGGGCGTCTCCCCTCGACGACAGATCCCCGCGGGAGCCTCTGGCACTCGGTTCACCCGGGCCCGCGAACTCTGCGCCTGGAGGCGAATCGCAGCCTGGATGCTCAGAAGGCCTGGAGGCCCCAAAGCGCTGGGCTTGGGTACCATGAAAACGAGCTTCTAAAGACGACGCCGGGGTCGAGGGGTGCCGTCCCGAGCCCcgagaaaaaagtgaaaggcgAGATGACACGCACTCATGGGGCAAACGTTGGGAGAACAAAATTCTGAGCCTGGAAGCAGCAGGGAAACAAAACCTGTTCCCACTGGAGATTAAAATTCTGGGGGTTGAAGATGGGGGCAGCTCCTCGCCCCTCATCTCCACTGCCCCCACTGAGACGCCCAAATCCCTGGTGCGCCTCTCCACGAgctcctccttctctcctctccgCCTGGCCGGTGAGCGGCGGCCGGCAGCGCCCTAGCAGCAGCTAGATGTCAGGCGAAGCCCGGCGCGCGGCGcgcggggaagggagggggactgcaggggaggggaggggtggggcggaGAGCGCGCGCGGGCTCGGCcagtgcggggggggggggggcgggctgAGCCGGGGAACGGCgcgggaggggggagggaaggggggcagCTGTGGGCAGGGAGCCGGGCTCGGCCGCCAGCACTAAAGATGGAGAGGCGCCGGGGCCTCGCAGGGGAGGGGGCTCGGCGTTGACGTGGGACGCGGCGGAGGCGCCGCAGCCGGTGGTGATTTGCTAACCTCGCAGCACAGAGGAGTTGAGGGCGATGAGAGCGGGTACTGCGAACTGCCGGGCGATGCCGCCGCTACCGCCGTGATACCGAGAGCAACAGTTCCCCAGCAACACCCCTCCCAGACAGAGGCACACACCCCCAAGAGGCACGCACACCCACCCCACGGCACCCGGCTCGGCAGCGGTGAGTTGGGGGCCAGGGAGAGGCGCACTGCCCAGAGATAGCTCTGCGCCCGGGCACCCCAGGGCTGgagaggtctggggtgggggggcgcgcTCGCTTCGGCCACTCGACCGCTGGGCTTCTGCCTTATTTTATTCGGCTTGTCCCCTTCCTGCTGCTGCAGCCGTCGCCGCCGGCGGTTGGGGGTCGGCTGGAAGGGGGAGCCCTGGCTGTCAGCTTGGGCGCAGTTGCCTCCCCAACCTTTCCACTCCAGGGCACAGTCGGGGTGAGAAGTGGGGGCCAGAGCGGTCTGCGGGGCCGGGGGTCACAAGCGCAGGGCTGGGAATAGGAGGCTTTGTACCACCAGGGGCCGGCGGAGGAGCCGGGAGCCTGTGGGTGCTCATATGTATGCCGACCGGTGCGCGGGCGCGAGATAGGGCTGTggtttatttgtgtgtttattcGCCCGCCAGCTGGGAAGCTAGGATCGGAGGAGTGGTTTTGGGGGCGGAGGGGAGCCGGACTGGGAGTCACTtgggttttgtttctctttggaaaACGTGGTGGGCTCCTTTTTCTTGATTGGACTTGATCCCCCCGGGTTTGGGGGGGAGGGGCTCCGTGGTGGAGCGCTGGAGTGTCTCCAGCGCTCCGGGCCCTCCTCGGCTCTCGGCGGGACCGGCTGTGGCGCCGGAGCTCGCTGTGCGCTCCCGGCCGCGCTCGGTGGGTGCTCCGCTCTGCACCTGATGCGTTCGGGATGCCTTTCCCACCCCTGCGCGCCGGCAGCTCGCTCTCACAGCCCCTCGAACGCTCCCGCACGCGCTCGAAATGCGCACGATCTCGCCGGCCCGCGGACCCGCTGGAACGCACAGACGCGCTCAGCACCGACTCGCTGGCGGCTCCCCGGAACGCTCGCAACGTGCCTGGGCCGCGCGCGCCTGCTGCTGGCGCCACCCGCCCGAGGCCGGGGACCTTGTCCGCCGCTCGCGGGGATCCCCGCCCTGGGTCGGAGAGAGAGGGCCCTCAGATTCCTTCTCGCCTTTCTTCCCACAACTCGTCGGGCTTTTGTGCTTCCCCTTCGCCTCAAGGCGAGTCCGCCTTCTCGCCTCTCTCGCCCCAGCTTTCGGCCCGCCTGAACTCTTGCCTTTCGCCCGGGTCTCtttcgcttttcttctttcctaaccCACCTCCCTTTCTCGTTGCCATCTGGTTTTCCCGGAAAAGTTGCTTCCCCAAGTTTGCTGAAGTCGTCTCCAAGTCTCCGGAGGGGGTGGCTGGAaacggggtggggggtgaggggcggGAAGGTGTGAGCGCGCGATCGATCCCCGGAGCTCGAGCTGGTTAGCGCTGGCTTTCCGCCGTGACGAGGGGCACGGCGCTGCAGCCAGCACCAGCCGGCCCCCGGGCGCCGAGCCGCGGGTTTCGGGGACGGCTGATCAGGGCAccctgatttccttcaggacccACGGTGCTTGCTTTGGGGAAGGAATTCGGGTAGACTAGCTTCCATTCTTTCGATTCCTACCTCCTAGTTCTCTGAAACCCAAAGTCTGCGGGGAAAGTGCATGGTGGCAAGGCGCTTGTGAATGGTCACCGCCCCCCACCATGGCCTCCGTTCTCACCCCGGGGTGGGGAGCAAAAGTGTCTTCTTGATTGACTGCCCTGTTAACCCTTTCTAAGTAAGATTTGTGGCCTGGAGTCAATAGGGTTCCCTTTGGGGGCGGAGGCCAGCAGTGTTCCAAGAGCAAGAGCCCTTGTTCTGCGTTGCTCCCAATTGATTTCACAGCAATATTGGCCACAGCAAGGCCGAGGCTGGGAGGGACCTGGGCCTGTGAGATCTTTCAGACACACTTTAGACAGGTTTGGGAGACCCAGAGCCCTGTTACTGATCCCAAAGAGCACTTGGAGAGAGGCCTTTGTCTCCAGCTCAGTCTTGCCTTCATGCTGGTAACTCACACCATAGATGCTGGTGCCAATATCCTCTCTCACCCCTTGGAGCTAGGTGTAGCAGTCCAGCATCAATTCCTCTTTGGGTCATGGGACTTGCCCACTCCCGGGAGCCTGTGGGAGATACTGGGGGTTTGTGTTCCCAGCGCATGCACTCCTGGCTTTAGGGGTACCTGTTTTCTAGGATCTCTCTGTAGGCCCTTCAGTACCTAGCCTGCATATTACAGGTCCTCCTCACTACTGGGCACTTGTGGGCAGGAGATAAGTGCAGCACATTATATAAGTATGGCACATTATATAAGTGTGGACACATGTGCTTgagacttcccaggtagtgcagtggtaaagaatcacctgccgatgcaggagatgcaggagatgtgggttcaacccctgggtggggaagatccactggaggcggaaatggcaacacactccagtagtcttgtctggaaaactccttggtcaggagcccggcaggctacagtcatggggtcacaaagagttggacacgactgagcatgcatgcacgcacgtgTGTtaactgtttctgtttctctggctggtgcacacacatacatacacactacaCAGCTGAGGTTTTGGATTACTTATACAGTCACTTTGAGGTACCCATGATTGGGAGTGAGCTAAGCTAGTTCATagactatgtgtgtgtatttctcttAGGGCCTAAGGAGAGGGTCAGGGCGTGGGTTCATCAGCCCTTTGCAACCCTGAGAAGAGTGGAAGGGTAGAAACCCAGGAAGGCATTAACTGAGGGTGAAAAGGTGGGCTGGAGGAGAGGAACCTTGCCTGTAGATTTCTTTGAGCTGCTACTCTAGGCTGCTAGCCCCAGCTAGGCTGGGTGTTGTTCCTGGGGCTACCACAATGAGGCAGGATTTAGAGAAACTTTGTTTTGAAGATGAGATTTGCTGCACAGGGGGTTGAAAGTGAAGTTGAGTGCTACACTGACTAGAAGAGGGGGTTAAATTCTTACTCATTTAAATTAAGCACTGGGCATCTTCTCACAATCAATGTTGACTTTGCACAGGAGCCCCCCACACTCACACTTAAAGCTCAGGACTCATAAGACTCcactgtaattttcattttacttcttcTAACAGATGTCATAGACCAGTGAATTAGgcatgtgctatacagcagaaccTTCTCTTTACTCCCATCATTCTTGGGCCCGTAAAGGCAGTCATGTAGATTTCTAGGAAGCCCTTCCCCTCTGTTAAAATCTCCAGGACTGTCTTGCTGCAGGTTTGGGGCAGGGGCTATTGACTGAATTCTTACTTTTAGGGACAGTAACTAATCTATCTTTTGTTCTTGCATCTCTTTTGCCTCTTTCCTCATGTCTCCCCTCTAGCCCTTGCCATTGGCCCAGGAAACGCACCCTGCCCCGCCACGCAGAGCcaggaaggaaagagagcctCATGCCTAAGCCTCGGGGAGCACCATGGATCTGACAAAGATGGGCATGATCCAGCTGCAGAACCCTAGCCACCCCACGGGGCTCCTGTGCAAGGCCAACCAGATGCGGCTGGCCGGGACGCTGTGCGATGTGGTCATCATGGTGGACAGCCAGGAGTTCCACGCCCACCGGACTGTGCTGGCCTGCACCAGCAAGATGTTTGAGATCCTCTTCCACCGCAACAGCCAGCACTATACTCTGGACTTCCTGTCTCCCAAGACCTTCCAGCAGATTCTGGAGTATGCATACACGGCCACGCTGCAAGCCAAGGCGGAAGACCTGGATGACCTGCTGTACGCTGCCGAGATCCTGGAGATCGAGTACCTGGAGGAGCAGTGCCTGAAGATCCTGGAGACCATCCAGGCCTCAGATGACAACGACACGGAGGCCACCATGGCGGAGGGCGGGGCCGAGGAGGAAGAGGACCGCAAGGCGCGCTACCTGAAGAACATCTTCATCTCGAAGCATTCCAGCGAGGAGAGTGGCTATGCCAGTGTGGCGGCCCAGAGCCTCCCTGGGCCCATGGTGGACCAGAGCCCTTCCGTCTCCACCTCATTTGGCCTTTCAGCCATGAGTCCCACCAAGGCGGCAGTGGACAGTCTGATGACCATAGGACAGTCTCTCCTGCAGGGGGCACTTCAGCCGCCCGCTGGGCCCGAGGAGCCGACCCTGGCTGGGGGTGGTAGGCACCCTGCGGTGGCCGAGGTGAAGCCGGAGATGATGCAAGTGGATGAGGTGCCTGGCCAGGAAAGCCCTGGGACCGCGGAGTCTAGCATCTCAGCTGGGATGGGGGACAAGGTGGAAGAAAGGGGCAAGGAAGGGCCCGGAACCCCTACTCGGAGCAGCGTCATCACCAGCGCCAGGGAGCTGCACTACGGACGTGAGGAGAGTGCTGAGCAGCTGCCGCCTCCGGTCGAGGCCGGCCAGGGGCCCCCCGGCCGACTGGAGCCCCCTGCGCCCCCAGCTGAGAAGCACCTGGGACTCTACTCCGTGTTGCCCAACCACAAGGCCGATGCCGTGCTCAGCATGCCATCCTCGGTGACCTCGGGCCTCCACGTGCAGCCCGCCCTGGCTgtctccatggacttcagcacctACGGGGGTCTGCTGCCCCAGGGCTTCATCCAGCGGGAGCTGTTCAGCAAGCTGGGGGAGCTGGCTGTGGGCATGAAGGCCGAGAGCCGCACTGTCGGGGAGCAGTGCAGTGTATGCGGCGTGGAGCTTCCTGACAACGAGGCCGTGGAGCAGCACAGGTAGGCCCCTCTGCGCCCGTCAACCCCTCCCGGAATTTCTGGCCTCCGCCCCGCCTTCGTTCCCAGCTGTCCTCTAGTCCTGGGGCCTGGCTCCCTTGTTCTCTTTGCTATTTGTGAAAAAACCCCCTGGAAAGATCACTTTCCAGGTCTGTTGAGAGACCTTGGGGTCTTTCCTGAACACGGGGGAACTTAGGCGCccagttcctttttaaaaaaaattttttttgatgtttatttattaattttcagaTCACGTCAAGTGGTttacagaatcttagttccctgaccgaggaTTGAACGTCTG from Budorcas taxicolor isolate Tak-1 chromosome 15, Takin1.1, whole genome shotgun sequence includes the following:
- the ZBTB16 gene encoding zinc finger and BTB domain-containing protein 16 isoform X1, whose translation is MDLTKMGMIQLQNPSHPTGLLCKANQMRLAGTLCDVVIMVDSQEFHAHRTVLACTSKMFEILFHRNSQHYTLDFLSPKTFQQILEYAYTATLQAKAEDLDDLLYAAEILEIEYLEEQCLKILETIQASDDNDTEATMAEGGAEEEEDRKARYLKNIFISKHSSEESGYASVAAQSLPGPMVDQSPSVSTSFGLSAMSPTKAAVDSLMTIGQSLLQGALQPPAGPEEPTLAGGGRHPAVAEVKPEMMQVDEVPGQESPGTAESSISAGMGDKVEERGKEGPGTPTRSSVITSARELHYGREESAEQLPPPVEAGQGPPGRLEPPAPPAEKHLGLYSVLPNHKADAVLSMPSSVTSGLHVQPALAVSMDFSTYGGLLPQGFIQRELFSKLGELAVGMKAESRTVGEQCSVCGVELPDNEAVEQHRKLHSGMKTYGCELCGKRFLDSLRLRMHLLAHSAGAKAFVCDQCGAQFSKEEALETHRQTHTGTDMAVFCLLCGKRFQAQSALQQHMEVHAGVRSYICSECNRTFPSHTALKRHLRSHTGDHPYECEFCGSCFRDESTLKSHKRIHTGEKPYECNGCGKKFSLKHQLETHYRVHTGEKPFECKLCHQRSRDYSAMIKHLRTHNGASPYQCTICSEYCPSLSSMQKHMKGHKPEEIPPDWRIEKTYLYLCYV
- the ZBTB16 gene encoding zinc finger and BTB domain-containing protein 16 isoform X2, encoding MDLTKMGMIQLQNPSHPTGLLCKANQMRLAGTLCDVVIMVDSQEFHAHRTVLACTSKMFEILFHRNSQHYTLDFLSPKTFQQILEYAYTATLQAKAEDLDDLLYAAEILEIEYLEEQCLKILETIQASDDNDTEATMAEGGAEEEEDRKARYLKNIFISKHSSEESGYASVAAQSLPGPMVDQSPSVSTSFGLSAMSPTKAAVDSLMTIGQSLLQGALQPPAGPEEPTLAGGGRHPAVAEVKPEMMQVDEVPGQESPGTAESSISAGMGDKVEERGKEGPGTPTRSSVITSARELHYGREESAEQLPPPVEAGQGPPGRLEPPAPPAEKHLGLYSVLPNHKADAVLSMPSSVTSGLHVQPALAVSMDFSTYGGLLPQGFIQRELFSKLGELAVGMKAESRTVGEQCSVCGVELPDNEAVEQHRKLHSGMKTYGCELCGKRFLDSLRLRMHLLAHSGIPRKNLFIYKNRIGVYSVTLLLCSHTYPAAFNLFGFSNPFCGRQFFHHWRLLSFFRTRDLFPCLPYYLAERPASGCQSLCLRSVWCPVLEGGSPGDAQADPYWHGHGCLLSAVREAFPGTERAPAAHGGPRGRAQLHLQRVQPHLPQPHRPETPPALTHRRPPVRV